A portion of the Fulvia fulva chromosome 1, complete sequence genome contains these proteins:
- a CDS encoding AB hydrolase superfamily protein, whose product MTANPQPALEWDNWQDVRGAIALLAEQGLEMLGPPETSIHELVIDIPARDGHKNSTNIYRPTSLPPSGSPLIVMFFGGGWISGSKDANTAFAHAYVRAFGATVVSPSYRMSPEHKFPVPPQDAWDTVKWLDEHAAELGADLKQGFIVSGVSAGATNSAVAATHAIENELTHPITGQYLCVPSTMDEESVPEKFKPYFKAYEQNKNAPILPTSALAALQGHTSWDAESPWRHVIRSKAPLSKQSPAYFQVDGMDPLRDEGLIWEEMLKEAGVKTKLDFYPGCPHGHHIFMPGIEVSNKATADQLIGVGWLLGKDITAEQGLSAMMPNSA is encoded by the exons ATGACCGCCAATCCCCAACCTGCACTGGAGTGGGACAACTGGCAGGATGTCCGTGGTGCTATCGCGCTCCTCGCGGAGCAAGGCCTTGAGATGCTTGGCCCTCCAGAAACAAGCATACATGAATTG GTCATTGATATCCCAGCGCGCGACGGGCACAAGAACTCCACAAACATATACAGGCCAACAAGTCTTCCTCCCTCCGGCAGCCCTCTCATCGTGATGTTCTTCGGTGGAGGCTGGATTAGTGGAAGCAAAGACGCCAACACAGCTTTCGCCCATGCTTACGTGCGAGCGTTTGGCGCTACTGTCGTCTCTCCAAGCTATCGCATGTCGCCCGAGCACAAGTTTCCAGTGCCCCCTCAAGATGCCTGGGACACTGTCAAATGGCTCGATGAGCATGCAGCCGAACTTGGTGCAGATCTCAAGCAAGGCTTCATCGTCAGTGGTGTCTCTGCTGGCGCTACAAACTCTGCTGTCGCGGCTACACATGCCATCGAGAACGAATTGACGCACCCGATCACTGGACAGTACCTTTGCGTTCCGTCCACTATGGACGAGGAAAGTGTGCCTGAGAAGTTCAAGCCTTACTTCAAGGCTTACGAGCAGAACAAGAACGCGCCTATCCTGCCGACCTCAGCTCTTGCCGCGTTGCAGGGACATACCAGCTGGGACGCGGAATCTCCTTGGCGACATGTCATTCGATCTAAGGCGCCATTGTCGAAGCAGTCCCCTGCGTACTTTCAAGTGGATGGGATGGATCCACTTCGCGATGAAGGCTTGATTTGGGAAGAGATGCTGAAGGAGGCCGGCGTCAAGACGAAGCTGGACTTCTACCCTGGGTGTCCTCATGGTCATCATATCTTCATGCCGGGAATCGAGGTTTCGAACAAGGCGACTGCGGATCAGTTGATTGGCGTTGG GTGGTTGCTTGGTAAAGACATTACGGCGGAGCAAGGTCTGTCCGCCATGATGCCAAATTCTGCGTGA